The region TTCCTTCCCTTCCACAGAAAAAAGCCCAGTGGTTTTTGTGGCAAGCCTTGAAGAGGCTGTGGAGCACGCCCGTCCCTTAACAGCTCAATGGGGAGAGGAAGTTTTCATCATTGGTGGTGGTGAAATCTATAAGCAGGCCTTTGCTAAAAACCTGACTGACAAGGTCTATCTAACTCTGATCCACCGCGAATTTCCCGGTGACACACATTATCCAGAAATTGACGAAAAATTATTCACTCTCACTCAACGTCGAGACGTGGAGTTGCCTATTCCTTTTTCGTTTCTTACATACCTGAAAAAGTAGGGACCAGATTTGAATCTCATTATGAGATTGCAAGCTTTTTCCCTTAGAGATTTCTGAAAACCACCCGAAAATAGTAGTAAGCAGTCCTGCTCCGCAGGTGTATTTCGAGGTGGGTACTAATGAGCTCAAAACGCTTTCAGACAAAGGAACAAGCTAAGCTTGAGGTTTACGGTCACATCGGCAAATCCGGTGCGCAAATGCGTAACCTGTCTGCAACGGGCGCTTACCTTGAGATCGCAAAAGGAGACTACGTCCCTAAAAAAGGCGACCTTCTAAATCTGACAGTGGAACTCGAATCTCTGAAACGTGTTTACAATGTGGCCGCAGAGGTCGTGTGGAGTAAAGGTTTGGGCCTTGGCATATGTTTTATCCACAAAGACGACATCCTTGAAAGAATGATGGCCAAGGCTGGCGTTTTTTAATATAGTTCCTGTCAATGCAACTTCTCGCACAACATGATCTTAGTTCTTTAAATACCTTGGGTTTAAAATCCCAAGCGGAACTCTATACAGAGTTGCATACATTTTCCGACGTCCAAGATCTTTTGAAAGATCAACAACTAAAAAAAATCACATGGCGTATTTTGGGCGGCGGCTCAAACCTGGTTCTTCCCGCGAAAGTGGGGGGATTGATCATCCGCTTGGCCAACAAGGGTCGCGAGCTTGTGCACGAAGACCATGAAGCTTGGTATGTGAAAGCTCAATCCGGAGAAAACTGGAATGAGTTCGTTCGTTGGACTTTGGATATGGGTTTCTGGGGCTTAGAAAATCTTTCTTTGATTCCCGGAACCGTAGGTGCCTCACCAATTCAAAACATCGGAGCTTACGGCGTTGAAGTGAAAGACACGATTTACGAAGTCAACTGCGTGGATCTTGCCACGGGTGAAATGAAAAACTTCACTAATTCTGAATGCCAGTTTTCATATCGTGATAGCTATTTTAAAAATGCAGGCGCCGGAAAATATCTAATTTGGGAAGTAACATTCAAACTTCCTAAGCAAAACAATTTGCATCTTGAATACGGCGATGTTCGCAAAGAATTGGAACGCCAAGGTTTGGAAGCTAATCCCCGTAACATTTCGAAAGTGGTTTGCGAAATCCGCTCTAGCAAGCTTCCCGATCCTGCTGTTATTGGCAACGCTGGAAGCTTTTTTAAAAATCCGATCGTACCCGTGGCACTTCGTGACCAGTTGCTGTTGAAATATCCATCGCTCGTCAGCTTTCCTTATGCTGATGGCAAAGTAAAATTGGCTGCAGGTTGGTTGATTGATCAAGCCGGTTGGAAGGGCAAACAGATCGGCCCCGTAGGCATGTTTGAAAAGCAAGCGCTGGTTTTAGTCAATCACGGCGGAGCTGATTCAGATGACGTGTGGACGACAGCCACTCAGGTCTGCGCCGATGTAAAAGCACGCTTCGGCGTCGAGTTGGAACCAGAACCTATTCGCTGGTAACTGGCTCCGCTCAATCAGAACTATCTAGAAGAAATTCTCATCATCGAAATCATAGTCGCGGCAATAAGCATTCTTTTTGTTGTAGTACTTGTAGTTTGCGTTGCAGGGATCGTAGCTAGAGAAAGCCCATTCCTCCCCCTGCCATACTTTTTCGATGAAGTATCTTTTAGCCGGTTTGAATTTTTGAACGTGATGATATTTGAACGTTAATTGTTTCAAAGCTTCTTCCTTGCTCTTACCTTGGAAGACCATTTGGTAAAGGGCTGCGGCCTCCCCAGATCGATCCGCGCCACCTTGGCAATGAATCAAGATCGGGCGTGGAGCCATGTTTAACAAATCCAAAAGCTTCAAAAGATTTTTGCGATGAGGAATCTCTTCCGCAGTCATCGGAATATCGTAGTGAATAACTCCCATGTCTTTAGAGACAGCAAGTTCTTGCTGCCACCACAACGAAAGAGGCTCTGCCCCACGCAAGTTGATAATCGATTGGATCTTGTGCTTTTTGAGGTAATGTTTAAGCTCCAAAACATCCAACTGGGCAGAACGGTACAACTGACCTTTATCAACTTCGTGGAAGTTTGGACCAAGAATATCACTGGCAAAGGCTGGCTTAAAAACCATCAAGGAGAACAATAAGATAAACAGCTTTTTCATAGGGCGTTGGGCTTACCAACACCTGCCCCGCGTTAACCAGAACTTTCCCCCAAATTGCAAAAGGTGCCTGCCCATTTTTTTTGGAGTGACGTCGTATTTCTGTCGGTTGTCACATTCTTAGACAAGGTTTTTGCCGCCATCTTAAATATAGGCTAGCTTAGCAAGGCTTTAGAATTGCAAAGGAACTCGCCATGGATTCGCGTTGGTTGAAAATCATTTTTAGCATTCTTGCCGTTCTATCCATCTATTCTTTGGACGCTAGCGCTGCCTCTGCCGAAAGCTGCGAACCTAGCCGCCGCGCAGGCCTAGCGATGGACCAAAGAGACGACAGCAGATTCAACTGCCTTAAGAAAAAGAAAGCCCAACTCAACGTCGCTCAATGCCTGACGATCGCTAAATCCATGGAGTACTCAAACAACGCCGAAGAAGCTCGCTTGATTTGTTTGTACGATTTAAAATCCGTCACCCTTAAAGAATGCGCAACGATCGCCAAGAACATGGAATACGCAGACTCAGGCGACGAGACGAAATGGCACTGCATCCGCGAGTTCAACAAAACGATCACTAAAAAACAGTGCACCCAACTGGCAAAGTCGATGAGCTACCCATCCAACACGGATCGAGCCCTCATCTACTGCGACAACGAACTACAATAAACCCAGAAGTAACCACGAACTGGCCCACTAAAACACGAACAATTGTCTAAAATAGTTGTAAGCCCGGGTTACCTCTGGGATGCCGCAGCACTATGGACCCCAAATCCCGACTAAAGTCCTGAACATTACACCAACATTACAGGTTTGTAAAAAACCAGACTTGCCTCCCGCGTCCAGCAAGACCTATTCTGTCCTCATCAGAAGGACTCTTGTCCTAAGGAAAGGGAGAATCATTCAAATGATTCAGTCTATGGAAAAAGAAAAAGCGAAGAAGACTAAGATTATAGTGAAAGCGCCGACTCAAGAACGTTCCCGCCAGACAGTAAGCACTATTCTGGATGCATGTTCTCGCTTGTTGGTTTCTGAAGGATTTTACTCCATTACAACTGACAAAATTGCGAAGGAAGCAGGAGTGAGCATTGGTTCACTTTATCAATTCTTCGGCAATAAAGAGTCCGTGGTACAAGCGGTTGTAAAAAACCTGATGGAAGAAGACAAACGCATCTTGAGCGAAAAAATGCGTTCGATCTTTCCTTTGCCTCCGGAACAAAGAGTTCGCGCTATGTTAGAAGTAGCTTTCGAAACTTACCGCAGACAATACGAGTTGCGTGCGAAGCTAACAACGATTCAATACTACGTTGCCGACGCAGCCTACATTTCTGAGTCTATCCGTTTTTTCCAAGAGATCATTCGTTACAACCTTCCCCAAGTACCGGGCAAGGATATGGATAAAATCTCTTACGTGATCGTGAATGCGTTCATGGGCCTTGCAAACACAATGGCGATCGATAATCCAAACTACATCAACGACCCAACAATCTTAAGCGAGATGACGAAGTTGTTTATGAAGTACTTGGATCTTCCAGTTGAAACTGCTTAAAGCTAGAACTAAAAAACCCGGTAGAAATACCGGGTTTTTTAGTTTTTGATACAGTAATTACTAATTAATTTTTTCAGATGCTATCTCACGGCCGTTCTTATGGGCCAAGGAAACTAAAGCAACATTATACTTGTCTTTGGGGACAGAGACGATCGTACGCGACGGGATCGTAATCCCCTTTTTTATCACCGAGTACGTTAAATGCGGATTGAATGCCAAAGTTCGTTGGTGGTCCCCATCGAACCACTTGACCAAATCACGGTATTTGATCGGTTTAGGTAGCTTCAATTCCCGAGAATCTAAAGGCTTGGACCACAATACCACGCCGAAATAATCATTGGCGTTACGTTCAACCTCTAAGGCCGCCAAAAAAGAAGCATAGAAATTTCTGGAAGCAAAACCAAAGCTTTTTCGCGAAGAAACATTGTCTACAAGATAAGAAAGATCTCGCGATTTATATCTCTTTACCATCTTCGCCACACCGGTCGGTCCATGGTTGTAGCCAGTCACCGCCAAAGGCCATGATTCCAACATATTATAGTTGGAACGTAAAAGGCGGGCTGCAAATCTTGTCGCTTCTAAAGGATGATTTCTTTTATCAACAGATTTGGAAATCATATTATACGGACGGGCTGTATAAGGCATAATCTGCCACATTCCGCTGGCCCCTACTTTTGAACGCGCGTTCACGTTGAAGGAGCTTTCAACATAAACCAAGCGGACCAATTCGACCGGAAGTTTATTCGACCTAAATATCTTTTCCATGTCCTCGATATAACGACCTGAATAGAAAATCGCTTTTTGCATTCGATCTTTTTGACCCAGTTGAAAACGCAAATTCCCACGCTGCTCTTTGTTGAGCTTCAGTTTGTCACCGATCTCTTCTTTAACTAAATCAATGCGTCTTTGTCTTTCTCTCTCACTTTTTAAACCTTTAAGGTCGACGACGCGATAAATCTTTTCTACGTTTTCGGAATCGTGGATAATTCCTTGTTCTGAAGTGTACTTAGAGTAAACATCCACCCAGAATTGAACCTGTTTTTCCATCCCTTTCGGAGTAGAAAAAGCTTTCGAGGAATATCCCAGCGTATTGCTTTGATTTTTATAGATAGGAGCACGCCATGAGCGGCTCTCTGCCTGAATTTGCGGAACGACTCCCGGAATAATGTCGTTCAAATCCTGTGCGTGAACGACGGGGGAAATCAATGCTGTAGTTAAAACTGAAACGACGAAGTTCTTCACGAGCTCACTCCTTCCTGGTGTGTTCTCTTCAGTGATTCTTATTTTAACAAACTTTTCAGAAGATTATCAAAATATTGTCGAACCGCCGCCTCATCCGTTGCGCCATTGTATATAAAGGAGAACGTAATAACTCGTCCGTCTTCAAGTCCCGCGTAACCTGCTAAAGTTACGACGTTATTAATATATCCCGTTTTAGCGCGCACCCAGCGTTCGGCATTTGTTCCTTTCATTCTCTTTTTTAGGGTGCCATCAATTCCTGCAATAGGCAGACTTTGCAGGAATTCGGGTTGCACACGGAAGTCGTTGCGCAGATGTTGGAGCACTTTCCACATAGCATATGACGACATTTTATTTTCACGCGTTAGACCCGATGGACTCTCTAAGTGGTACTGATCTTTAGGGATTTGCAAAGCTTGCATGTGTTCTTGAATCGCGACCATGCCATCTGCAAGTGTGACACCTTTTTCTTTTTTCAAGGTGCCCATGTTTTTCGTCAGCATCTCGGCCACATAGTTATTCGAGAATTTATTCATATCCGCGACGATGGCTTCGATCGCTTTACTTTCAGCTTCTGCAGCCAGGGAAGCGGTGGAAGGAGTGTTACCTGTTTTGACCGCCCCAGTGACCGATACACCACGCTGAGATAAAAATGCTTTTAAGTTATAACCTGACCAAAGGTCTGGCTGCGTGATGTTTTTAAAGATTGTTACTTCCTTAGCGTTCACACCGATGCTGCCGCCCACGTGCAAAAGATCACCATCAAACTTTGGATCTTCTTTACGATCTGCAAAAACTTCCCCGCCGCCTGCTTTGGTTTTAGTCTTTGCAACCAACCGGATGTATTCGTTTTCTGGATCTGCGTAAACGCGAGCATCGTCGCCGGATTTAGCGCCCGGGCGTACAAAGATATTTATCGAATTCCAATTAAAGGACATTGCACCGACGGGAGCATCGTATGCACGGTCTACACGCTCTTTTTGACGACTGATATCGTAGCGCATTTTATCAAATAAGCTATCGTCCACGACGATATCACCTTCCACTC is a window of Bdellovibrio sp. SKB1291214 DNA encoding:
- a CDS encoding tyrosine-protein phosphatase; protein product: MKKLFILLFSLMVFKPAFASDILGPNFHEVDKGQLYRSAQLDVLELKHYLKKHKIQSIINLRGAEPLSLWWQQELAVSKDMGVIHYDIPMTAEEIPHRKNLLKLLDLLNMAPRPILIHCQGGADRSGEAAALYQMVFQGKSKEEALKQLTFKYHHVQKFKPAKRYFIEKVWQGEEWAFSSYDPCNANYKYYNKKNAYCRDYDFDDENFF
- a CDS encoding lytic transglycosylase domain-containing protein encodes the protein MKNFVVSVLTTALISPVVHAQDLNDIIPGVVPQIQAESRSWRAPIYKNQSNTLGYSSKAFSTPKGMEKQVQFWVDVYSKYTSEQGIIHDSENVEKIYRVVDLKGLKSERERQRRIDLVKEEIGDKLKLNKEQRGNLRFQLGQKDRMQKAIFYSGRYIEDMEKIFRSNKLPVELVRLVYVESSFNVNARSKVGASGMWQIMPYTARPYNMISKSVDKRNHPLEATRFAARLLRSNYNMLESWPLAVTGYNHGPTGVAKMVKRYKSRDLSYLVDNVSSRKSFGFASRNFYASFLAALEVERNANDYFGVVLWSKPLDSRELKLPKPIKYRDLVKWFDGDHQRTLAFNPHLTYSVIKKGITIPSRTIVSVPKDKYNVALVSLAHKNGREIASEKIN
- the murB gene encoding UDP-N-acetylmuramate dehydrogenase — its product is MQLLAQHDLSSLNTLGLKSQAELYTELHTFSDVQDLLKDQQLKKITWRILGGGSNLVLPAKVGGLIIRLANKGRELVHEDHEAWYVKAQSGENWNEFVRWTLDMGFWGLENLSLIPGTVGASPIQNIGAYGVEVKDTIYEVNCVDLATGEMKNFTNSECQFSYRDSYFKNAGAGKYLIWEVTFKLPKQNNLHLEYGDVRKELERQGLEANPRNISKVVCEIRSSKLPDPAVIGNAGSFFKNPIVPVALRDQLLLKYPSLVSFPYADGKVKLAAGWLIDQAGWKGKQIGPVGMFEKQALVLVNHGGADSDDVWTTATQVCADVKARFGVELEPEPIRW
- a CDS encoding dihydrofolate reductase, with protein sequence MILTHIVACSENRVIGTQGGLPWDLPEDMKFFRDTTKGHVMIMGRKTFDSFHGKALPNRYHIVVTRDPSKHSFPSTEKSPVVFVASLEEAVEHARPLTAQWGEEVFIIGGGEIYKQAFAKNLTDKVYLTLIHREFPGDTHYPEIDEKLFTLTQRRDVELPIPFSFLTYLKK
- the dacB gene encoding D-alanyl-D-alanine carboxypeptidase/D-alanyl-D-alanine-endopeptidase; this translates as MRFFILTTAMLFSFSAKANLDAKFAQDEMQSLAKKSKVQLSDLSMYASVGEGENLKVLLDNNGTKLMIPASISKIATASAVLATFPPGHKFKTQIWITGDVDKKGVLKGNVYLKGGGDPSFVSENMWFLVNAFLRNDIKRVEGDIVVDDSLFDKMRYDISRQKERVDRAYDAPVGAMSFNWNSINIFVRPGAKSGDDARVYADPENEYIRLVAKTKTKAGGGEVFADRKEDPKFDGDLLHVGGSIGVNAKEVTIFKNITQPDLWSGYNLKAFLSQRGVSVTGAVKTGNTPSTASLAAEAESKAIEAIVADMNKFSNNYVAEMLTKNMGTLKKEKGVTLADGMVAIQEHMQALQIPKDQYHLESPSGLTRENKMSSYAMWKVLQHLRNDFRVQPEFLQSLPIAGIDGTLKKRMKGTNAERWVRAKTGYINNVVTLAGYAGLEDGRVITFSFIYNGATDEAAVRQYFDNLLKSLLK
- a CDS encoding TetR/AcrR family transcriptional regulator, whose protein sequence is MIQSMEKEKAKKTKIIVKAPTQERSRQTVSTILDACSRLLVSEGFYSITTDKIAKEAGVSIGSLYQFFGNKESVVQAVVKNLMEEDKRILSEKMRSIFPLPPEQRVRAMLEVAFETYRRQYELRAKLTTIQYYVADAAYISESIRFFQEIIRYNLPQVPGKDMDKISYVIVNAFMGLANTMAIDNPNYINDPTILSEMTKLFMKYLDLPVETA
- a CDS encoding PilZ domain-containing protein; this encodes MSSKRFQTKEQAKLEVYGHIGKSGAQMRNLSATGAYLEIAKGDYVPKKGDLLNLTVELESLKRVYNVAAEVVWSKGLGLGICFIHKDDILERMMAKAGVF